One Oceanotoga teriensis genomic window, TTAATTGGTTATTATTGATTATATCTATTTTTTGTGCATCAATAGCTATGATGGGATTTGGTATTTTATTATTATTGATATTTAAAAAAGTTGAAACTGCTCAAAATGCTTCATCTATTCTTTATATGGTTATGACTTTTTTTGCTGGAGTATATTTCCCTTTAGAATTGATACCTTCTTCTATAAGATGGCTATCATATATAATGCCAATAAAGTATTTGGCAGATACAATAAGATTTTCAGCATCTATTCAAGATATGTCTTTTACTTATTTTTGGATAATTAATATTACTTTTTTTATAATAGGTATTTTATTATTACAATTTGCATCAAATAAATATGTAACTGAAGAATAAAAAAAGATTTGACTAAAGATAGTGTATAGAACTATCATAGTCAAATCTTTTTTATTATTTTAGTAGGTATTTTATGATATATTTTCTTATCATATATAATGCCACTACTATCAAATATAAAATTTTTATAGGCATAACCTATTATATTGAAAGTTTTATTACTTAAATATTTTTTATGTAATTCATTAGATAAATTATTTAATTTATTTTGTGAAAGGGGAAGTCCTATGGTTTCAGTTTCATATATTATTAAATCTTCAATAGTAGTTTTAATTTCTTTAGTATCTTCTGTTATGGTATTTCCAAAAACACTGCTTTCTATTTCTTTTAATTCTTCTAATTCTCCTCTTAATAGTTTAGTAGATTCTCTTAAGAACATTTTTCTATTAATGTTTATAAAATCAAGAGCTCCAGATCGAATAAGAATTTCTATTATATTTCTTGTTATTTTCTTTGATATACATATATTTATGAACTCTTCAAAATTTTTAATGTTATAGTTGGAAAAAAGTTCTTCTATATTTTTTCCAATACCTTTTATACAAGAAATAGGAGGAAATATATATTCTTGTGAATAAAATCCTTTTGGATATTTTAGAGAAGGATTATATATTTTTGTGTTTAAAAAAGAACATTCATTTATTATATCAGTGTTTAATCCTCTTAATTTTATGTAATTAAATACAAATTTAGAAGGGTTTTTAAATTTTTCTTCAGCTATCCAATATGAAATATGAGCATAAGCTGAAGCATGTGATTTTGCAAAAGCATATTGTGCAAACATTTCAATTTTTGAAAATATTCTTATTGAATTTTCTTCACCTATCTTTTGGGAGGCATTTTTTATGAATTTATTTTTAATTGGAGATAATTTATGTAAATCTTTTTTTGCAACTGCTTTTCTTAAAAGATCTGATTCATTTTTATCTAAACCACCTATTTTTTGTCCCAGTTTCATTATTTGTTCTTGATAAACAATTACACCATTAGTTTCAGGAAATATTTTTTTTAAGAAATCTGGTGAAGAATTGTCGAGATATTCATCAAGCATTCCAGATTCTAAAGGGCCAGGTCTATTCATGGCTATTAATAATATTAAATCTTCGAATTTTTTTGGTTTAATCTTTAAAGAAACTTTTCTTCCAAGTTTAGATTCCAATTGGAAAATTCCCTTCGTTAAACCTTTAGAAATACCATCATAAATATAAGTGTTTTGAAGTTCATCAAAAGTTTCTTTAGCTTGTATCATTTTTAAAAAGTTTAAAGTATCTAATGAAAGAATATCAAATTTTTCTATATTGAGTTTTTTCAAATCTTCCATTTGATATTCTATTATTGGAAATTCTTTAAAATCAATAGGCAAAATACCTCTTAAATCTTTATTAGAAATTATTATGCCTGCAGCATGAGTTGATTCAGCTGTTTCTAATCCTTCAAAATAATAAGCGATTTTTAGAATTTCTTTTGTTTTTGAATCTGATTTTTTATATAATTCATAATTTTCGGAAGATCTTATGGGATTTTTTAAATAAGGAATATATTCAAAGTTATCTTTTAATTTTTTTAAAACAGATTTAAATTTCATAGTTGAATATGTTCTTATTTGAGCAATTTTATATTTTCCATAATATTTTTCTAAAAGGGTTATTAAATAATTTCTTTGAGTTGAATCAATATCTATGTCTATATCTGGTAATTCTTTTCTAAAAATGTTTAAAAATCTTTCAAATAATAAATCATATTTTAAAGGATTAATTTTTGTTATTCCAAGTTTATATACTAAATAAGAGCTGACAGCAGATCCTCTTCCTGGTCCCACAGATATTTTATTGTTTTTAGCAATATCTATTATTTTTTTCACATTTAATATGTAATTAGATACATTTAATTCTTTAATAACTTTTAATTCTTCTTTTAAAATTTTTATTTCATTTTCATCGAGATTATTTTTTGATAATTCTTTTTTCAAATCTTCAAAATTTCCAATATAAGGAATTCCAACGTTTATTTTTTCAATATTATAATTTATATCAATTTTAGAAATTTCTTTTAATTGGGAATAATTCTTCTTATAATCTTCTATAGAATAATTTTCTTTGTCATCAAAAAAATTTTTTAATTCATAACAAGGATAAATTATTTCTGGAATTGAAAGGTTTATAGGTTCAAGATTTATAGAATAGACATTGTTATAGTCCCTTATTGCAAGAATTATATCTTTTTCATTTTTTAATAAATAATTTTTATCATTTTTTTCATAAATTATTATAGGTCTAATATTATTAATTTTACATAGAAAAATAAACCCCATCCATGATTTTGGATGAGGTTCTTTTAATATAATAGTTTCTA contains:
- a CDS encoding DNA polymerase III subunit alpha is translated as MNVLGPVKTSLTIGKSYIQMRDLIQISKKMKIETIILKEPHPKSWMGFIFLCKINNIRPIIIYEKNDKNYLLKNEKDIILAIRDYNNVYSINLEPINLSIPEIIYPCYELKNFFDDKENYSIEDYKKNYSQLKEISKIDINYNIEKINVGIPYIGNFEDLKKELSKNNLDENEIKILKEELKVIKELNVSNYILNVKKIIDIAKNNKISVGPGRGSAVSSYLVYKLGITKINPLKYDLLFERFLNIFRKELPDIDIDIDSTQRNYLITLLEKYYGKYKIAQIRTYSTMKFKSVLKKLKDNFEYIPYLKNPIRSSENYELYKKSDSKTKEILKIAYYFEGLETAESTHAAGIIISNKDLRGILPIDFKEFPIIEYQMEDLKKLNIEKFDILSLDTLNFLKMIQAKETFDELQNTYIYDGISKGLTKGIFQLESKLGRKVSLKIKPKKFEDLILLIAMNRPGPLESGMLDEYLDNSSPDFLKKIFPETNGVIVYQEQIMKLGQKIGGLDKNESDLLRKAVAKKDLHKLSPIKNKFIKNASQKIGEENSIRIFSKIEMFAQYAFAKSHASAYAHISYWIAEEKFKNPSKFVFNYIKLRGLNTDIINECSFLNTKIYNPSLKYPKGFYSQEYIFPPISCIKGIGKNIEELFSNYNIKNFEEFINICISKKITRNIIEILIRSGALDFININRKMFLRESTKLLRGELEELKEIESSVFGNTITEDTKEIKTTIEDLIIYETETIGLPLSQNKLNNLSNELHKKYLSNKTFNIIGYAYKNFIFDSSGIIYDKKIYHKIPTKIIKKI